AAGCTCGGCGCCTGGTCAAAGGATGACAACAACCGCTTCGACCTGACGCAGTTGACGCGCCTCACTCTCGGCGTCCATGGCCAGGCACGGGGAGACGGCACCATCGAGGTGCTGGTCTCGCAGGTCGGGTTCGTCCCCTAAGGAGCTCCCCGAAGCGGGCAAGCCGAGGCAGTTGGCACCCTCCCCAGGCACCAAAAGGCGCGCCGGTAATCCTCACCGGCGCGCCCTCCTTGTGCGTCTTCGTCTGTCCGGGCCCTAGGGGCCGACCGTGTGGATCTCGGAGGTCAGCGGCCAGTCCCGTCCGCCAGACTGGTACACGAACTCCAGGTACAGGGCCGCATAGCCCTCGGCCGGCTTGGCCAGCGTGTAGCTGATCTTGCCGCCACCTGGGGCAAGCTCCTCGCTCGTCCACTTGGACTTGCGGAAGTCCTTCGTCGCCGCCTGGGCCTTCCACACCAGCACACGAACCGGCGCGGGGTCACAGGTCGCCGCGACCGTCAGGCCCTGATCTCCGGTGGCAAACTGCCAGCTTAGCTTCGGCAACGACCCTTCGCCCATGACCGCCGAGGAAAAGCCCCACACTCCGGCAAGCAGCTTGCGGCGATCGTCCATGCCGTGCCCCGAGTTCGGCAGGTGCAGTAGGTAGCGCGGCCCGACGAGGTCGTTGAAGTAGTCCCCGGCAGCGTCCACCGGCCAGTAGGGATCATTGGTGCCCGCGATGATCAGCTTGGGCATCGTGGTGCGGTCCCTGTAGGTGTACGGGTCCACGGCCCGACCGAGACTCTGCCCCTGAGCCGAGGCCAGCAGATCGGGAAGCCCCAGCTTCGTGTAGTCATCGATCTGCTCGGAGTAGTCGCCGAACTGCTCGCGCTGATGCCGCATCTGAGCGGGCAGATTCAGGTTGTTGTAGACCATCGGCATGATCGCCGCAGCCCGCGAATCCACTACTCCCGTGAACCAGGTCGTCCAGCCGCGCTTCGAAGCGCCGGTCACCAGGAAGCGCTGGATCCGCTTGCCCCACTCCTTCTCCGAGAAGGCCTGCAGGCAGTCCATTGCCCGCACGGCCGACTTGGCCATCGGGAATAGCAAGGGCCAGCTTGCGTCCCCCGTGGCCAGGTACTTGGTGAAGGTGTAGGCGATCAGCGCATCTTCTCTGAGCCCATCGAATAGCGGCTGATTGGGGATGTCGCCGAGCACCGCCACCGGACAGCCCAGGGCTCCTGCGGTGAGCGACGCGAAGGCGGACATCTCACCCGCAGGATTCCCGCCCGTGATCATCAGCACGCACCAGTCGGGGTGCCTGGGGTTGGCCGGGCTCGTTACCGTGACACGATGCTTCCAGGTGATCCCCTGCCAGACCTGGGAGGTCATGTTGAGACGGAAGGCGCCTGCACTGCCTTCGTCGCCGGGCCGGGCCGCCACCTCCCACGAAAAGGCTGCATCGGGACGGGCTACATAGTCCAACACCGGCTCGCCCTTGTCCGCCGTCGGTGCGCCCTTGTCCAGCGTCGGTCCACCCTTGTCCAGCGCCGGCTCAGCGCACCCACCGGGAATCACCATGGCAGCAATCAACACCAGTACCTGTGCGACGACGAACACCGTACTCCGTGCGGCTTTCACGGCAACACCCCCTGTTGTCGATCAGCAGCCAGCCTGCTAGCGCGGAGCGCCGCCGCCGGCGCCACCACTACCACCCTCGCGGGACCGCTGCGGGGCATCGACGACTTTGACGCCCTGCGGCAGTGCGAAGGCGCTGTCGGGCACCGAGTTGATCATCTCGTACTTCGTCTTCACGACGCGGTCGCCTTCCTTGCTCTGGCGCAGGAGACCATACTGCGTGTCCACCCAGAAGACGACAGCCTTGCCTTCCTTCGTGGTCAGGTCGATGCGCATGCAGGAGACGCCGTCCAGCTTGTCAGACTTCACTGCGAACTTGGACCCTTCCAGGTCGCGCAGGTTCGGCATGCCCATCATTCCGCCGCCGATGCCACCCGGTCGTCCGCCAGCGCCACCGGGGGCACCAGTCCCGCCCTGTCCCTGTGGTCGTGCGCCTTGCGGTCGCTCGCCCTGAGGTCGTTCGCCCTGTGGCCGTCCGCCCTGACCGGCGCCACCACCATTGCCACCCATGCGGCCGGTGCTCTTGGTGATGACCTTCTCCTTCGGGTTGTACATGTAGCGTACATTCTGATCGCTGATCATCATGAACCAGCCGCCGTCTTCGCGCGAGGTCTTCGTACGAACCGGACGGCCGTCCTTGAGTTGGATCGTCGTCGTCGCAACGGTCTTGCCGTCGACGACCGTGCTGGACTTGTAGCTCTTCAGCGTCGAACGCTTCGCCAGGACCTTGTCCAGTTCGGCGTTACCGGTCTTGATCGGAGCGCCGAAACCAGCACCGGCCCTGCCTCCTGCACCTCTCCCGGCGCCTTCTCCCCTGGTACCGGCACCGCCCTGTGCAGGCTTGGCTCCGGGCTCACCAGGCGTGGCCGGCACTCCCCCTTCGCTCGGGGTTGGTTCCGGTGCGACCATGTTCTCACCTTCGGTCACCGACGGCGTGGGACCGGTGACGGCGTTCTCGAGACCACTCGTCGGCTCCGTCGGCATCGTCTCCGGCGGCTTGGGGCACCCTGAGACCAGCAACACGGTAAGGACCATTGCGCAAGCGACCACAAAAAGCCCCATCCTTGGTATGCTTTTCATGCCCATCCTCCTCCAGCGACTGGGGACATGCTGAGGCGCCCCTGTGGTTGGCCGCAGTCTGCAACGAGTTCGTCGCTTCCCCAGCGTATGTATGTATGGATTCCCTTAACACTTGGCGGGGCGGCAGGTGTTTCCGTTTCTGCACGGAATTGTGCGCCTCACATATCGACTGTCCGGGGGCCACCAATGAAGATCTTCATCTGCACGGACCTGGAAGGCATCGGCGGCATCACGTTCTTCGATCAGACGCGGGACAAGACTAACCTTCTGTACCAGGAAGCCCGCCATCTGCTCACCCAGGAGGTCAATGCCTGCGTCCAGGGCTGTCTCGATGGCGGCGCTACCGACCTCATCGTGCGCGACGGCCACGGTGGCGGCTTCAACTTCTTCGTCGAAGACCTCCATCCGGCCGCTCGCTACATCACCGGTCCCGGCAGACCCCGGCCTGACAGCGGCATGGACGGCACCATCGACGGCCTCATCCTGCTGGGCTACCACGCCATGAACGGCACCGAGGACGGCGTCCTGCATCACACCCAGAGCTCACTTGGCGAGAACAAGTACTGGTACAACGGTGTGGAGTCCGGCGAGATTGTGCAGACCTCTCTCGTCGCCGGCTATCACGGCATCCCTCCCATCATGTGCAGCGGCGATCTGCGCTGCTGCGAGGAAGCCCAGCGCTTCCTGGGCGACGAGATCGTCACGGTCGTCGTCAAGGAGGGCTTCAGTCGCACAAGCTCGATCATGTACGCTCCGGCCAAGTCTCGCGAACTCGTCCGAGAGGGCGCACGCAAGGCGATGGCGGCGATCCCGAGGTGCCGCCCCTACAAGCTGCCTCTGCCGATCACCGGTCGCCTGCAACTCAAGGACAAGGAAGCCATCGACCGCATCGTCGAGAAGGGCCTGTCGCGACGCATCGATGACTTCACCGTGGAGCGCGTCTTCGACGACCCACGGGAGGCCTACAGATTCCAGTGACGACCGAAGGGGCCTCCGGGCTCACTTGATCGGCGGGAATCTCAGCGCATCCAGCCCCAGGTAGTAGCCCTTCGAGGCCGGATTCTTGCCCACTGTCTGGAACCGGAGCACGTGCCTTCCGGCCGAGAGGTCGATCGTGCCCAGGCGGCACTCGCCACCGTAGACCCAAAACACCTCAGAGTACAGGTCCACCGGGTCGCCGACCTTGCGGCCGTCTACCAGTGTCTGGAAGATGCCGTAATCGGTGCTCTTGGAGAACCACCCGGTGACCTCGTACTTGCCCGCCGCTGGAACCGTGACTTCCAGGTCGAGGTGGCCCGTGCCGCTGTGGTCGCGGAACCATAGTTGCGTGCCACCGGACATCTGCGGATGGCTGCCCTCCTGAGGCAGGTAGTCGCCGCCCTCGGCCCCGAGCACGGTCAGCGATTCACCCTCCAGGGAGCCGGGATACAGCACCTTGTCCAGCAGCAGGCAGTCTATCCCAATCCGGAAGCCCGTCGCCTCGGGAGTCTTGCCGACCACCCGAGCCGTCAGGGTCTGGCTGCCCGCCCCGGGTCTCACGGTGCCGAGGCCGACTTTCCTGAGCCCGGCCTCCTCAGAGTAGCACGATGTCACGCCGCCGGCCGGTGCGCCGTTGACCAGGAACTGCACCTGACCGTAGTCAGGCCCCGTCGTCACTTGCGCGGTCATGCTCACCTCGGCAGGGGCAGCGTTGGCGAAGCTGACCGACACCTCACTGCCTGCGCCCTGGGCGTCAAAGAGAAGCTGTCGACCGTCACTCCAGGCCAGGCGTGCCGTCTCCACCGAGACCTTGCCACGGGAGGTGCGGGCAGTCGAAAGCAACTGCTCGACTTCGAGAGCCCCTCTGGTCTTGGAGGGAGGCTCGAGACGCAGGCAGTCGACCGCCAGATGCCCCTCGTCGAGCGCCACCAGGGAGAGCTTGTGCGACCCGGCTCCCAGGAGGATACCGGCGAACTTCATCGTTCCTTCCGCGGTCAGCCCAAGCGGCTCCAGCTTCACTCCGTCAATCGAGGCCCCAAAAAGCGCCGTCGGGTTCTCCCTCGAACTGGGCACGGGGTAGAACGTGGGGTAGACCACACCCTCTCGTGAGGTGCTGAACACCGCCGTCGGCGTCTCATACCCGGCCTTGTGAAGGCCGAAGTCCACGGCCAGGCCCCGGCTGAACTCGTACTGACGCCCGTCGTCGGCCAGCAGTTGCGCGCTCTGTCCCAGGTCCTCCACCCACAGGTCCTCCGCCTCTATCGTGTTCGGCAGCGACCGTCCCCAGGGCCGCATATCATCCGCAGAATCCGCCGCGAAGAAGTCCTTCCCGCCGGCCTTCTGGTACCAGTACGCGACGGTCACGTAGTCATCCGGTGGCGGGTAGTTCTCAATCGTCATGCGCAGGGACTTGCCATAGGGGATGTGGTCGCCCAGGAACCAGCGGTAGCAGCAGGTGCGCTGTCCCTGGTCGTAGCTGCAGGCGAAGGAGGGCTGGACCAGCTTCCGGATGCCCCAGGCGTCACCGAAGAAGTCCTCGGAGCCGGTGCCGAAGATCGACGGGAAGGCCTCGCCGTCCACCCACACCTTCTCATCACCTTCACCCCACCAGCCCGGAACGGGGTGGTCGATGTACAGCGCGACGCCCACGAGTCGCCCTTCGCCGGAGGTCTCGAGGAAGGGGTAGTCAAACTCCCGTGCCGGGTTCTCACGCCGCCACTTCGCATGGAAAAGCGCGGCGTTTTCAGGCACCGGCGTCTGTGTCCACTTGACGCTCAGGGCGACCTCCGCCGGTACCGTTCCGCGGTTGAGCAACTCGATCCGCGCAACCTTGCGGAAGGGCATGGCCCAGAAGCTGTAGCCCTCGCCCTGGACCACACCGAGCGGGTAGCTGGCATACTCGTTCGGCTGCCAGCCGGTGCCGAAGAACTCGCCCAGGGGGCACAGGATCGCCGGCTGGGCCTCGTCGTCGAACCACACCTTCAGGAGCACCTTGCGCCAGGCATAGCGCTCCGGGCTCTCGATCCGCGCACGCAGCGTCTTGATGACGGCAGGCCCGCTAAGCTGCACCGGCCTGACCAGCTTCCAGGGCTCCAGGTGCAGCTTCTGGGTAACCGTCCCGTCGTCGCCTGTTGCCGGGCGCGGGTCCTGACCGCAGGCGTTCCACTTCGCCGCCACCTCAGCGCAGGCCGCCTTGGCTTTGGCGTCCAGAGGCCAACGAAAGCTCTCGACCCGTGTCCCGCGCGGGTAGGTCATGTACCCGATGTGGTAGTACTGCCCGTGAGGCGCGTCGGCCGTCACCCGGCAGCTCCTTGCATAGGGGATCGGCAGATAGCAGTCGGAGGCCGTGCGCTGCGAGCTTCGCTTGTACACGAAGGGCGGCTTGAAGTCCTCGTAGTCTCCGCTGAACAGGCCGTTGAAGTCGAACTCGTAGGTGGGCTCGGTCGCACCGTCGAGATAGAAGCGAATCTTCCCCACCGGGTTCGCCGACCAGATCCGGAAGATGCACCCGGGGCCTTCCATCTGGCCCATCAGCGCCTCTCCCGGCTTGAGCGGAACGGGGCCATACCGCACCGGATCGTAGGTCTCGTACTTGCCCGCGTCACCGTTCGCATCCCAGTGCTTCGGATCGAGCGACCGGCGATCCCAGCTTGACCACTGCTTGCAGCTCGTACCGGCCTCCAGGAGGGGCAGGGAGTCCAGGTCCGTCAGCCGACTGACGAAGTACCCGTAATCCAGCACCGTCTGCGCAGCGCCAAAGCTGCACGCAACGACCAGCACGAGCACAAGCGAAAGGGTGCGCATTGCCTGCCCTCCAGCGGACACGTCGAAGTGGGGTACGCGGGGACGCCTCCCCGTGGCAGTCAGCCGGCGTCCCCGAGAGAGGAGCTACTGCGTCCTCATGGGCATCAGGTTCAACCGCTGGCCCGTGAGGCTCTGCAACTCAAACTGAGCGTTGAGACCTTGCAGGTTCTGCCAGTTCTGGTGCGTCAGAAGGCCCGTCTGCGAGCCTGGGATGTTCAGCGCCATCAGGCTCGTGGGAGTGTGCAGACCGGCGCGATCAACCCGCAGGCTGACCTGGGCCTGCAGCGGCTGCTGCGATCGGTTGATGAGCTGCAGGCCGTTCCCGGCAGCGTTCAGGCCCAGTTCCAGCGGAAGGTCCGCCCCTGGTCGCAGGTTGAGGATCTCGATCGTGCGCTGCTCCGCGGGCCCGACGATGCTGATGAGCCTGATCGAGCGCAGGTTCGCTCCGGTCGGATTCTCCAGCCTGAACCTTCGCTGATCGTTC
The genomic region above belongs to Armatimonadia bacterium and contains:
- a CDS encoding PhoPQ-activated protein PqaA family protein; translated protein: MKAARSTVFVVAQVLVLIAAMVIPGGCAEPALDKGGPTLDKGAPTADKGEPVLDYVARPDAAFSWEVAARPGDEGSAGAFRLNMTSQVWQGITWKHRVTVTSPANPRHPDWCVLMITGGNPAGEMSAFASLTAGALGCPVAVLGDIPNQPLFDGLREDALIAYTFTKYLATGDASWPLLFPMAKSAVRAMDCLQAFSEKEWGKRIQRFLVTGASKRGWTTWFTGVVDSRAAAIMPMVYNNLNLPAQMRHQREQFGDYSEQIDDYTKLGLPDLLASAQGQSLGRAVDPYTYRDRTTMPKLIIAGTNDPYWPVDAAGDYFNDLVGPRYLLHLPNSGHGMDDRRKLLAGVWGFSSAVMGEGSLPKLSWQFATGDQGLTVAATCDPAPVRVLVWKAQAATKDFRKSKWTSEELAPGGGKISYTLAKPAEGYAALYLEFVYQSGGRDWPLTSEIHTVGP
- a CDS encoding M55 family metallopeptidase, with the translated sequence MKIFICTDLEGIGGITFFDQTRDKTNLLYQEARHLLTQEVNACVQGCLDGGATDLIVRDGHGGGFNFFVEDLHPAARYITGPGRPRPDSGMDGTIDGLILLGYHAMNGTEDGVLHHTQSSLGENKYWYNGVESGEIVQTSLVAGYHGIPPIMCSGDLRCCEEAQRFLGDEIVTVVVKEGFSRTSSIMYAPAKSRELVREGARKAMAAIPRCRPYKLPLPITGRLQLKDKEAIDRIVEKGLSRRIDDFTVERVFDDPREAYRFQ
- a CDS encoding DUF2961 domain-containing protein, translated to MRTLSLVLVLVVACSFGAAQTVLDYGYFVSRLTDLDSLPLLEAGTSCKQWSSWDRRSLDPKHWDANGDAGKYETYDPVRYGPVPLKPGEALMGQMEGPGCIFRIWSANPVGKIRFYLDGATEPTYEFDFNGLFSGDYEDFKPPFVYKRSSQRTASDCYLPIPYARSCRVTADAPHGQYYHIGYMTYPRGTRVESFRWPLDAKAKAACAEVAAKWNACGQDPRPATGDDGTVTQKLHLEPWKLVRPVQLSGPAVIKTLRARIESPERYAWRKVLLKVWFDDEAQPAILCPLGEFFGTGWQPNEYASYPLGVVQGEGYSFWAMPFRKVARIELLNRGTVPAEVALSVKWTQTPVPENAALFHAKWRRENPAREFDYPFLETSGEGRLVGVALYIDHPVPGWWGEGDEKVWVDGEAFPSIFGTGSEDFFGDAWGIRKLVQPSFACSYDQGQRTCCYRWFLGDHIPYGKSLRMTIENYPPPDDYVTVAYWYQKAGGKDFFAADSADDMRPWGRSLPNTIEAEDLWVEDLGQSAQLLADDGRQYEFSRGLAVDFGLHKAGYETPTAVFSTSREGVVYPTFYPVPSSRENPTALFGASIDGVKLEPLGLTAEGTMKFAGILLGAGSHKLSLVALDEGHLAVDCLRLEPPSKTRGALEVEQLLSTARTSRGKVSVETARLAWSDGRQLLFDAQGAGSEVSVSFANAAPAEVSMTAQVTTGPDYGQVQFLVNGAPAGGVTSCYSEEAGLRKVGLGTVRPGAGSQTLTARVVGKTPEATGFRIGIDCLLLDKVLYPGSLEGESLTVLGAEGGDYLPQEGSHPQMSGGTQLWFRDHSGTGHLDLEVTVPAAGKYEVTGWFSKSTDYGIFQTLVDGRKVGDPVDLYSEVFWVYGGECRLGTIDLSAGRHVLRFQTVGKNPASKGYYLGLDALRFPPIK